The proteins below are encoded in one region of Pseudomonas putida S13.1.2:
- the suhB gene encoding inositol-phosphate phosphatase, whose translation MQPMLNIALRAARSASELIFRSIERLDSIKVDEKEAKDYVSEVDRAAEQKIVDALRKAYPNHSIQGEETGMHAGTGEEGKDYLWIIDPLDGTTNFLRGIPHFAVSIACKYRGRLEHAVVLDPVRQEEFTASRGRGAQLNGRRLRVSSRTSLEGALLGTGFPFRDGQMADMDNYLGMFRALTGQTAGIRRAGSASLDLAYVAAGRFDAFWESGLAEWDMAAGVLLIQEAGGLVSDFNGGHDFLDKGHIVAGNIKCFKAVLTAIQPHLPESMKR comes from the coding sequence ATGCAGCCTATGCTGAATATCGCCCTGCGCGCCGCTCGCAGCGCCAGTGAACTGATTTTCCGCTCCATCGAACGCCTGGATAGCATCAAGGTGGACGAGAAAGAGGCTAAGGACTACGTTTCCGAGGTTGATCGTGCCGCCGAGCAGAAGATCGTCGACGCGCTGCGCAAGGCCTACCCGAACCACTCCATCCAGGGTGAAGAGACGGGCATGCACGCGGGCACCGGCGAAGAAGGTAAAGACTACCTGTGGATCATCGACCCACTGGACGGTACCACCAACTTCCTGCGCGGCATCCCCCACTTCGCCGTCAGCATCGCCTGCAAATACCGTGGCCGCCTTGAGCACGCCGTGGTGCTCGACCCGGTACGCCAGGAAGAATTCACCGCCAGCCGTGGCCGTGGCGCCCAGCTCAATGGCCGCCGCCTGCGTGTAAGCTCGCGCACCAGCCTGGAAGGCGCCCTGCTGGGTACCGGTTTCCCGTTCCGTGATGGCCAGATGGCCGACATGGACAACTACCTGGGCATGTTCCGCGCCCTGACTGGCCAGACCGCCGGCATCCGCCGCGCCGGCTCCGCCAGCCTGGACCTGGCCTACGTGGCCGCTGGCCGTTTCGACGCTTTCTGGGAGTCGGGCCTGGCCGAGTGGGACATGGCAGCTGGCGTGCTGCTGATCCAGGAAGCCGGCGGCCTGGTGAGCGACTTCAACGGTGGCCACGACTTCCTCGACAAAGGCCACATCGTTGCAGGCAACATCAAGTGCTTCAAGGCCGTGCTGACCGCTATCCAGCCGCACCTGCCAGAGAGCATGAAGCGCTAA
- the tgt gene encoding tRNA guanosine(34) transglycosylase Tgt → MSFELLATDGKARRGRITFPRGTVETPAFMPVGTYGTVKGMLPRDIEAIGAEMILGNTFHLWLRPGTEVIKKHNGLHDFMQWKGPILTDSGGFQVFSLGAMRKIKEEGVTFASPVDGSKVFMGPEESMQVQRDLGSDVVMIFDECTPYPAEHDVARTSMELSLRWAQRSKNAHADNTAALFGIVQGGMYQDLRMRSLEGLENIGFDGLAIGGLSVGEPKHEMIKVLDYLPGMMPADKPRYLMGVGKPEDLVEGVRRGVDMFDCVMPTRNARNGHLFVDTGVIKIRNAFHRHDESPLDPTCDCYTCTNFSRAYLHHLDKCGEMLSSMLNTIHNLRHYQRLMAGLREAIQQGKLAAFVDAFYAKRGLPVPPLD, encoded by the coding sequence ATGTCCTTCGAACTGCTGGCTACCGACGGCAAGGCCCGTCGTGGTCGCATCACCTTCCCACGTGGCACGGTGGAAACCCCGGCGTTCATGCCGGTGGGCACCTATGGCACGGTCAAGGGCATGCTGCCACGCGATATCGAGGCCATTGGCGCCGAGATGATCCTGGGCAACACCTTCCACCTGTGGCTGCGCCCGGGCACCGAGGTGATCAAGAAGCACAACGGCCTGCACGACTTCATGCAGTGGAAAGGCCCGATCCTCACCGACTCCGGTGGCTTCCAGGTGTTCAGCCTGGGCGCCATGCGCAAGATCAAGGAAGAGGGCGTGACCTTTGCCTCGCCAGTCGATGGCTCGAAGGTGTTCATGGGCCCGGAAGAGTCGATGCAGGTGCAGCGTGACCTGGGCTCGGACGTGGTGATGATCTTCGACGAGTGCACCCCGTACCCGGCCGAGCACGACGTGGCACGTACTTCCATGGAACTGTCGCTGCGCTGGGCCCAGCGCTCGAAGAACGCCCACGCCGACAACACCGCGGCGCTGTTTGGCATCGTCCAGGGCGGCATGTACCAGGACCTGCGCATGCGCTCGCTGGAAGGCCTGGAAAACATCGGCTTCGACGGCCTGGCCATTGGCGGCCTGTCGGTCGGCGAACCCAAGCACGAAATGATCAAGGTGCTGGATTACCTGCCGGGCATGATGCCTGCTGACAAACCTCGTTACCTTATGGGGGTAGGCAAACCGGAAGATCTCGTTGAGGGTGTGCGCCGCGGCGTCGACATGTTCGACTGCGTGATGCCTACGCGTAACGCACGTAACGGCCATCTGTTTGTCGATACAGGGGTGATCAAGATCCGCAATGCGTTCCATCGCCACGATGAATCGCCGCTGGATCCGACCTGTGACTGCTATACCTGCACCAACTTCTCCCGCGCCTATCTCCATCACCTGGACAAGTGCGGCGAAATGCTGAGCAGCATGCTGAATACCATCCACAACTTGCGCCATTACCAGCGCTTGATGGCCGGTTTACGCGAGGCTATTCAACAGGGTAAATTGGCCGCCTTTGTCGACGCCTTTTACGCCAAGCGCGGGCTTCCTGTACCGCCTTTGGACTGA
- a CDS encoding trypsin-like peptidase domain-containing protein: MLLSGCNGVPTSYVSDPVYSQAFVVTSGAPLPMLLMASAIQWNEDYAVTAKHTPFLRNVVHEGLGDVVFFKHKASSVPRWRQYVPGEAVTAVGFNSFMMPMQGKGHAMPSLVRLEGTPGSVFYSVHDGPITKGMSGGPVFADDGTVVGINVAIIPTSEIDAGKRPDLAGKDRISVFMSFSEIDKEWRRYQYLLAHKAKPQAPASVKGYVAVAAKP; this comes from the coding sequence ATGCTGCTCAGTGGGTGCAATGGAGTGCCAACGTCGTACGTTTCAGATCCCGTTTACAGCCAGGCTTTCGTGGTCACCTCAGGTGCGCCCCTGCCGATGTTGCTGATGGCCAGTGCTATCCAGTGGAACGAGGATTACGCAGTAACCGCCAAACACACCCCCTTCCTGCGCAACGTGGTCCACGAGGGCCTCGGCGATGTGGTGTTCTTCAAGCACAAGGCCAGCAGCGTGCCGCGCTGGCGCCAGTACGTGCCAGGGGAAGCGGTGACGGCGGTAGGTTTCAACAGTTTCATGATGCCGATGCAGGGCAAGGGCCATGCCATGCCGTCATTGGTACGCCTGGAAGGCACCCCTGGCAGTGTCTTCTACTCGGTGCATGACGGCCCGATCACCAAGGGCATGTCGGGCGGACCCGTGTTTGCCGATGACGGCACGGTGGTGGGCATCAACGTCGCCATCATTCCCACCAGCGAGATTGACGCCGGCAAGCGTCCCGACCTGGCCGGCAAGGACCGTATCAGCGTGTTCATGTCGTTCAGCGAAATCGACAAGGAATGGCGGCGCTATCAGTACCTGCTGGCGCACAAGGCCAAGCCCCAGGCACCGGCTTCGGTCAAAGGCTACGTGGCGGTGGCCGCCAAGCCGTGA
- a CDS encoding glycine zipper 2TM domain-containing protein, translating into MNKSMLVGAVLGAVGVTAGGAVATYSLVNKGPEVAQVTDVQPIKQQVKTPREVCKDVAVTRQAPVKDQHQIAGTVVGALAGGLLGNQIGGGTGKKIATVAGAVGGGYAGNKVQEGMQQRDTYTTTQTRCNTVNDISEKVVGYNVTYSIGDQVGKVKMDREPGSTIPLDKNGKLILSEAAQ; encoded by the coding sequence GTGAACAAATCAATGCTGGTGGGTGCGGTGCTGGGTGCTGTCGGTGTAACAGCCGGAGGTGCTGTGGCGACCTACAGCTTGGTGAACAAAGGCCCCGAAGTCGCTCAGGTGACTGACGTGCAGCCGATCAAGCAGCAGGTGAAGACCCCGCGTGAAGTATGCAAGGACGTGGCCGTGACGCGTCAGGCGCCGGTCAAGGACCAGCACCAGATTGCCGGTACCGTGGTCGGTGCGCTGGCAGGTGGCTTGCTGGGTAACCAGATTGGCGGTGGTACCGGCAAGAAGATCGCTACCGTGGCCGGTGCGGTCGGTGGTGGTTATGCCGGTAACAAGGTGCAGGAAGGCATGCAGCAGCGTGACACCTACACCACCACGCAAACCCGCTGCAATACGGTCAATGACATCAGCGAGAAGGTGGTGGGTTACAACGTGACCTATTCCATCGGTGATCAGGTAGGCAAGGTGAAGATGGACCGCGAGCCAGGGTCGACCATTCCGCTGGACAAGAATGGCAAGTTGATCCTGAGCGAAGCTGCCCAGTGA
- the secF gene encoding protein translocase subunit SecF: MKTINFMGVRNVAFAITVLLTVLALFSWWQKGLNFGLDFTGGTLIELTYERPADLKAVRAELVDSGFHEAVVQSFGATTDLLVRMPGDDPQLGNKVAAALQKAGGDNPATLKRVEFVGPQVGEELRDQGGMGMLMALGGILIYLAFRFQWKFAVGAIISLIHDVVVTLGILSFFQITFDLTVLAAVLAIIGYSLNDTIVVFDRVRENFRVMRKASLIENINVSTTQTLLRTIATSVSTLLAIAALLFFGGDNLFGFSLALFIGVMAGTYSSIYIANVVLIWLNLNSEDLIPPVKAEGVDERP, encoded by the coding sequence ATGAAAACCATCAACTTCATGGGCGTGCGCAATGTCGCGTTCGCCATTACCGTGCTCCTCACCGTGCTGGCGCTGTTCAGCTGGTGGCAGAAGGGCCTCAACTTTGGCCTGGACTTCACCGGCGGTACGCTGATCGAGCTGACATACGAGCGCCCGGCCGACCTCAAGGCGGTGCGTGCCGAACTGGTCGACTCCGGCTTCCACGAGGCCGTGGTGCAGAGCTTCGGCGCTACCACTGATCTGCTGGTGCGTATGCCGGGCGATGACCCGCAACTGGGTAACAAGGTGGCCGCTGCCCTGCAGAAGGCCGGCGGCGACAACCCGGCCACGCTCAAGCGTGTCGAGTTTGTTGGCCCGCAGGTGGGTGAAGAGCTACGTGACCAGGGCGGCATGGGCATGCTCATGGCCTTGGGCGGCATCCTTATCTACCTGGCCTTCCGTTTCCAGTGGAAGTTCGCCGTGGGTGCGATCATCTCGCTGATCCACGACGTGGTGGTCACCCTGGGTATCCTGTCGTTCTTCCAGATCACCTTCGACCTGACGGTACTGGCGGCGGTGCTGGCCATCATCGGCTACTCGCTGAACGACACCATCGTCGTGTTCGACCGGGTGCGTGAGAACTTCCGCGTCATGCGCAAGGCCTCGCTGATCGAGAACATCAACGTTTCGACCACCCAAACCCTGCTGCGCACCATCGCCACGTCGGTTTCGACCTTGCTGGCCATTGCCGCGCTGCTGTTCTTCGGTGGCGACAACCTGTTCGGCTTCTCGCTGGCCCTGTTCATCGGTGTAATGGCTGGTACCTACTCGTCGATCTACATCGCCAACGTGGTACTGATCTGGCTGAACCTGAACAGCGAAGACCTGATCCCTCCAGTCAAGGCTGAAGGTGTGGACGAGCGCCCGTAA
- a CDS encoding GNAT family N-acetyltransferase has protein sequence MHLTHRPIHPDDIPLICNFPQGPDELFYMFPKATYPFTPAQLSDAIAQRSGSTVVEGNGTVLAFANFYKAEHGGACALGNVVVAPAARGHGVARYLVATMIDLARQQYAAREVWVSCFNHNTAGLLLYPQLGFTPFGIEERQAWDGTRVALVQMKQILT, from the coding sequence ATGCACCTGACCCACCGCCCCATCCACCCTGACGACATCCCGCTCATCTGCAATTTCCCGCAGGGCCCAGACGAACTGTTCTACATGTTCCCCAAAGCCACCTATCCCTTCACCCCTGCCCAGCTGAGCGACGCCATAGCCCAACGCAGCGGCTCCACGGTGGTGGAAGGCAACGGTACTGTCCTGGCCTTCGCCAACTTCTATAAAGCCGAACACGGCGGCGCGTGTGCCCTTGGCAATGTGGTCGTGGCCCCTGCCGCCCGTGGCCATGGCGTAGCGCGTTACCTGGTAGCCACCATGATCGACCTCGCCCGCCAGCAATACGCTGCCCGGGAGGTGTGGGTGTCTTGCTTCAATCACAACACCGCCGGCCTGCTGCTTTATCCACAGCTGGGCTTCACACCGTTCGGCATCGAGGAGCGGCAGGCGTGGGACGGCACGCGGGTAGCGTTGGTGCAGATGAAGCAAATACTGACTTAA
- the yajC gene encoding preprotein translocase subunit YajC produces MSFFIPAAYADAAAPAAGPAGTGFEWIFLVGFLVIFYLMIWRPQAKRAKEQKNLLGNLQKGDEVVTNGGIAGKIVKVSDDFVVLEVSDTVELKFQKGAIAATLPKGTLKAI; encoded by the coding sequence ATGAGCTTCTTCATCCCCGCCGCATACGCGGACGCTGCAGCACCTGCCGCTGGCCCAGCCGGTACCGGCTTCGAGTGGATCTTCCTGGTCGGTTTCCTGGTCATCTTCTACCTGATGATCTGGCGCCCTCAGGCCAAGCGCGCCAAAGAGCAGAAGAACCTGCTCGGCAACTTGCAGAAAGGTGACGAAGTTGTCACCAACGGCGGTATCGCCGGCAAGATCGTCAAGGTTTCCGATGATTTCGTGGTGCTGGAAGTTTCCGACACTGTCGAGCTGAAGTTCCAGAAGGGCGCCATCGCGGCAACCCTGCCAAAAGGTACGCTCAAGGCTATCTGA
- the trmJ gene encoding tRNA (cytosine(32)/uridine(32)-2'-O)-methyltransferase TrmJ, translating into MLQNIRVVLVNTSHPGNIGGAARAMKNMGLSRLVLVQPKEFPALEASARASGADDVLANAQVVDSLEQALVGCNLVMGTSARERSIPWPLIGPRECGAKAVEHAKGGEEIALVFGREHAGLTNEELQRCHFHVHIPSNPDFSSLNLAAAVQVLSYEVRMASLAAGEAPGKVEKVDASELATMDEMELFYDHLEKTLVGIGFLDPEKPKHLMPRLRRLYGRVAVERTEMSILRGILTETQKVVRGEPHKRKD; encoded by the coding sequence TTGCTGCAAAATATTCGTGTTGTTCTGGTCAATACCAGCCACCCCGGCAACATCGGCGGCGCTGCGCGTGCCATGAAAAACATGGGCTTGTCGCGCCTGGTGCTGGTGCAGCCGAAAGAATTCCCCGCCCTGGAAGCCAGTGCTCGTGCCTCGGGCGCCGACGATGTGCTGGCTAACGCCCAGGTGGTCGACAGCCTTGAACAGGCGCTGGTCGGCTGTAACCTGGTGATGGGTACCAGCGCCCGCGAGCGCAGCATCCCCTGGCCGTTGATTGGCCCGCGCGAGTGCGGCGCCAAGGCGGTGGAGCATGCCAAGGGTGGTGAAGAGATCGCCCTGGTCTTCGGGCGCGAACATGCCGGCCTGACCAACGAAGAACTGCAGCGATGTCACTTCCACGTGCACATTCCCTCCAACCCCGACTTCAGCTCGCTGAACCTTGCGGCCGCTGTGCAGGTGCTCTCCTACGAGGTGCGCATGGCATCGCTGGCTGCCGGTGAGGCGCCGGGCAAAGTCGAGAAGGTTGACGCCAGCGAGCTGGCGACAATGGACGAAATGGAGCTGTTCTACGACCACCTGGAGAAAACCCTGGTGGGCATCGGCTTCCTCGACCCCGAAAAACCCAAGCACCTGATGCCGCGCCTGCGCCGGCTGTATGGGCGGGTGGCGGTCGAGCGTACGGAAATGAGCATTTTGCGCGGCATCCTCACCGAGACCCAGAAAGTGGTCCGGGGCGAGCCGCATAAACGGAAGGACTGA
- a CDS encoding type II toxin-antitoxin system RelE/ParE family toxin codes for MFLVEQTESFAAWLSSLRDLRARLAIGRRLERAAAGNLGDFKWLGGGIGELRIDVAAGYRVYFTQKGQRLVLLLVGGDKSTQAADILKARKLLKEMK; via the coding sequence ATGTTTCTCGTTGAACAGACAGAAAGCTTTGCCGCTTGGCTATCGAGCTTGAGAGATTTGAGGGCCAGGCTGGCGATAGGTCGTAGGCTGGAGCGAGCAGCGGCGGGCAATCTTGGTGACTTCAAGTGGCTTGGAGGCGGTATTGGTGAGCTTCGCATCGACGTAGCTGCCGGTTATCGCGTCTATTTCACGCAAAAGGGGCAGAGGTTGGTTTTACTGCTGGTCGGCGGCGATAAGTCGACCCAAGCCGCCGACATCCTCAAAGCCAGAAAGCTCCTGAAGGAGATGAAATGA
- a CDS encoding bestrophin family protein gives MKDIITRKYRLVVKTIGYIGWSLFWLLIWDVLVTIDFMLFFNSKFTLPLIPLTLLGSALVVLVSFRNSSAYNRWWEARTLWGALVNGSRSFARQTLTLIDDPDDGLNPVKATLLRRHIAYVNCLAAHLKGERCPDELMAFIPPAEFERRNRSNNFANDILGGSAALLAREYKAGRLDSIRLARLESTLVDLSNAQGGMERIANTPLPYPYVYFPRLFITLFCLIVPVGLVESLGWFTPLASTVVGFMLLAIERIGTDLQSPFRFSEHQIQMDTICETIERNLESMQREAQCAEVVGA, from the coding sequence GTGAAAGACATCATCACCCGCAAGTACCGCCTGGTCGTGAAGACCATCGGCTACATCGGCTGGTCGCTTTTCTGGCTGCTGATCTGGGATGTGCTGGTCACCATCGATTTCATGCTGTTCTTCAACAGCAAGTTCACCCTGCCGCTGATCCCGCTGACCTTGCTGGGCTCGGCGCTGGTGGTGCTAGTGAGTTTTCGCAACAGCAGTGCCTACAACCGCTGGTGGGAGGCGCGCACGTTGTGGGGGGCGCTGGTGAACGGGTCGCGCAGCTTCGCCCGGCAGACGCTGACCCTGATCGATGACCCGGATGATGGCCTGAACCCGGTAAAGGCCACCCTGCTGCGCAGGCATATCGCCTATGTGAACTGCCTGGCGGCGCACTTGAAGGGGGAACGCTGCCCGGACGAGCTGATGGCCTTCATCCCGCCCGCGGAGTTCGAACGCCGCAACCGTTCGAACAACTTCGCCAATGACATTCTCGGCGGTTCGGCGGCCTTGCTGGCGCGGGAATACAAGGCCGGGCGGCTGGACAGCATTCGCCTGGCCCGGCTGGAGTCGACGCTGGTGGACCTGTCCAACGCCCAGGGTGGCATGGAGCGGATTGCCAACACGCCGCTGCCCTACCCTTATGTGTATTTTCCGCGGCTGTTCATTACCTTGTTCTGCCTGATCGTGCCGGTGGGGCTGGTGGAGTCGCTGGGCTGGTTCACACCGCTGGCATCGACGGTGGTGGGGTTCATGCTGCTGGCCATCGAGCGGATCGGGACTGATTTACAGAGCCCGTTCAGGTTCAGTGAGCACCAGATTCAGATGGATACCATTTGCGAGACGATCGAGCGGAACCTGGAGTCGATGCAGCGGGAGGCGCAGTGTGCTGAAGTTGTGGGGGCCTGA
- the queA gene encoding tRNA preQ1(34) S-adenosylmethionine ribosyltransferase-isomerase QueA, protein MRVADFSFELPDSLIARHPLAERHGSRLLVLDGPTGALAHRQFPDLLEYLRPGDLMVFNNTRVIPARLFGQKASGGKLEVLVERVLDSHRVLAHVRASKAPKEGAVILIDGGGEAEMVARHDTLFELRFTEEVLPLLDRVGHMPLPPYIDRPDEGADRERYQTVYAQRAGAVAAPTAGLHFDEALLDQIAAKGVERAFVTLHVGAGTFQPVRVDKIEDHHMHKEWLEVGQDVVDAIEACRARGGRVIAVGTTSVRSLESAARDGVLKAFSGDTDIFIYPGRPFHVVDALVTNFHLPESTLLMLVSAFAGYPETMAAYAAAVEQGYRFFSYGDAMFITRNPAPRGPEDQA, encoded by the coding sequence ATGCGCGTCGCCGATTTTTCCTTCGAACTCCCTGATTCCCTGATCGCCCGCCACCCGTTGGCCGAGCGCCATGGCAGCCGTCTGCTGGTGCTCGATGGGCCGACCGGCGCGCTGGCGCACCGGCAATTCCCCGACCTGCTCGAGTACCTGCGCCCCGGCGACCTGATGGTGTTCAACAACACCCGGGTCATCCCGGCGCGGTTGTTTGGCCAGAAAGCCTCCGGCGGCAAGCTGGAAGTGCTGGTCGAGCGCGTGCTCGACAGCCATCGGGTGCTGGCACATGTGCGTGCCAGCAAAGCGCCGAAAGAAGGCGCGGTCATCCTCATCGATGGCGGTGGCGAGGCCGAAATGGTCGCGCGCCATGACACGCTGTTCGAGCTGCGCTTCACCGAAGAGGTGCTGCCACTGCTCGACCGCGTCGGCCATATGCCGCTGCCGCCCTACATCGATCGCCCCGACGAGGGCGCCGACCGTGAGCGCTACCAGACCGTGTACGCGCAGCGCGCCGGTGCGGTTGCCGCGCCCACCGCTGGCCTGCACTTCGACGAAGCGCTGCTGGACCAGATCGCCGCCAAGGGCGTGGAGCGGGCCTTCGTTACCCTGCACGTGGGCGCGGGCACGTTCCAGCCGGTGCGGGTCGACAAGATCGAAGACCACCACATGCACAAGGAATGGCTCGAAGTGGGCCAGGATGTGGTCGATGCCATCGAGGCCTGTCGCGCGCGTGGCGGCCGGGTGATCGCGGTCGGCACCACCAGCGTGCGCTCGCTGGAGAGCGCGGCGCGCGATGGCGTGCTCAAGGCCTTCAGCGGCGACACCGACATCTTCATCTACCCGGGCCGGCCGTTCCATGTGGTCGATGCCCTGGTCACCAACTTCCACCTGCCGGAGTCCACGCTGCTGATGCTGGTCTCGGCGTTCGCCGGCTACCCCGAGACCATGGCCGCCTACGCGGCGGCGGTCGAGCAGGGGTACCGCTTCTTCAGTTACGGTGATGCCATGTTCATCACCCGCAATCCGGCGCCACGCGGCCCCGAGGATCAAGCATGA
- a CDS encoding addiction module antidote protein, whose protein sequence is MSEKSIPFDMAALLSSDEAISEYLSQVLSDGDTEEIIRALGHIARARGMTHIATESGLGRESLYKALSPGAKPRFDTVLRVIRALGVDLLVQPHAMTP, encoded by the coding sequence ATGAGCGAAAAATCGATCCCGTTTGATATGGCAGCCTTGTTGAGCAGCGATGAGGCAATCAGTGAATACCTTAGCCAGGTGCTATCAGATGGCGATACCGAGGAAATCATTCGAGCACTTGGCCATATCGCTCGTGCACGGGGCATGACACATATTGCTACGGAGAGTGGGCTGGGTAGAGAAAGCCTGTACAAGGCGCTGAGCCCTGGCGCGAAGCCTCGTTTTGACACTGTATTGAGGGTCATTCGTGCCTTGGGAGTGGACCTTCTCGTTCAGCCACATGCAATGACCCCCTGA
- the secD gene encoding protein translocase subunit SecD has translation MLNKYPLWKYALIVLVLVVGFIYSAPNLYPDDPAVQISGASSALQVSQADLDRVSKALVDAKITVKGASLGEKGSGLIRLTNQEDQLPAKDVVRKALGDDYVVALNLAQTTPQWLRNLGASPMKLGLDLSGGVHFLLEVDMDKAMTARMKVYEGEVKTLLRKERVRYRSLPQQDGGIMLGFADDATREQARALIRKNFNDFDLTTTERNDLAVLRLALTQAKVAEIREYSIKQNLTTVRNRVNELGVAEPLVQRQGANRIVVELPGVQDTAEAKRILGKTANLEFRFGAEPGASKATTEVFEFREGGRSAPVERGLIITGDQVTDAQASFDEHGRPQVNIRLDGHGGELMSRATRSNVGRSMAVIFIEQKPVTRYVKQTVDGVEKDVAVQSFVEEKKIISLATIQSPLGSQFRITGLNGQGESSELALLLRAGGLAAPMYFAEERTIGPSLGADNITKGIDASLWGMLFVSLFIIAIYRGFGVIATIALAGNMVLLLALMSLLGATLTLPGIAGIVLTMGMAVDANVLIFSRIREELKAGMSVQRAIHEGFNRAYTAIIDANLTSLLVGGILFAMGTGPVKGFAVTMSLGIFTSMFTAVMVTRAMVNLTCGGRDIKKLWV, from the coding sequence ATGCTGAACAAATACCCTCTGTGGAAATATGCACTGATCGTGCTGGTACTGGTGGTCGGTTTCATTTATTCCGCTCCTAACCTCTACCCGGATGACCCGGCGGTACAGATCAGCGGTGCCAGCTCGGCGCTGCAGGTGAGCCAGGCCGACCTCGATCGCGTCAGCAAGGCGCTGGTCGATGCCAAGATCACCGTCAAGGGCGCGAGCCTGGGTGAGAAGGGCAGCGGGCTGATCCGCCTGACCAACCAGGAAGACCAGCTGCCAGCCAAGGATGTCGTGCGCAAGGCACTGGGCGATGATTACGTCGTGGCCCTGAACCTGGCCCAGACTACCCCGCAATGGCTGCGCAACCTGGGTGCAAGCCCGATGAAACTGGGCCTGGACCTGTCTGGTGGTGTGCACTTCCTGCTGGAAGTGGACATGGACAAGGCCATGACGGCCCGCATGAAAGTCTACGAAGGCGAGGTCAAGACCTTGCTGCGCAAAGAGCGCGTCCGCTACCGCAGCCTGCCTCAGCAGGATGGCGGCATCATGCTGGGCTTCGCTGACGATGCAACCCGCGAACAGGCACGTGCCCTGATCCGCAAGAATTTCAATGATTTCGACCTGACCACCACCGAGCGCAACGACCTCGCCGTGCTGCGTCTGGCGCTGACTCAGGCCAAAGTTGCCGAGATCCGCGAATACTCGATCAAGCAGAACCTCACCACCGTCCGCAACCGTGTCAACGAGCTGGGCGTGGCTGAGCCGCTGGTGCAGCGCCAGGGCGCCAACCGTATCGTGGTCGAGCTGCCAGGCGTGCAGGACACTGCCGAAGCCAAGCGTATCCTCGGTAAAACCGCCAACCTGGAGTTCCGCTTTGGTGCCGAACCAGGTGCGTCCAAGGCCACTACCGAAGTATTCGAGTTCCGTGAAGGCGGCCGTTCTGCTCCGGTCGAGCGCGGCCTTATCATCACCGGTGACCAGGTGACCGACGCCCAGGCCAGCTTTGACGAGCACGGCCGCCCACAGGTGAACATCCGCCTGGATGGCCACGGTGGCGAGCTGATGAGCCGTGCTACGCGCAGCAACGTCGGCCGCAGCATGGCGGTGATCTTCATCGAGCAGAAGCCGGTGACCCGCTACGTGAAGCAGACCGTCGACGGCGTCGAGAAAGACGTTGCCGTACAAAGCTTCGTGGAAGAGAAAAAGATCATCAGCCTGGCGACTATCCAGTCGCCGCTGGGCAGCCAGTTCCGCATCACCGGCCTGAACGGCCAGGGCGAATCGTCCGAGCTGGCCCTGCTGTTGCGTGCCGGTGGTCTGGCCGCGCCGATGTACTTCGCTGAAGAACGTACCATTGGCCCAAGCCTGGGTGCCGACAACATCACCAAGGGTATCGATGCGTCGCTGTGGGGCATGCTGTTCGTCTCGCTGTTCATCATCGCCATCTACCGCGGCTTTGGCGTGATCGCCACCATCGCCCTGGCGGGCAACATGGTCTTGCTGCTGGCGCTGATGTCGCTGCTGGGCGCCACCCTGACGCTGCCGGGTATTGCCGGTATCGTGCTGACCATGGGTATGGCGGTAGACGCCAACGTGCTGATCTTCTCGCGTATCCGCGAAGAGCTGAAAGCCGGCATGTCGGTACAGCGCGCCATCCACGAAGGCTTCAACCGCGCCTACACCGCGATCATCGACGCCAACCTGACCAGCCTGCTGGTCGGCGGTATCCTGTTCGCCATGGGTACCGGCCCGGTCAAAGGCTTTGCGGTAACCATGTCCCTCGGGATTTTCACCTCGATGTTCACCGCCGTCATGGTGACCCGCGCAATGGTCAACCTGACCTGCGGCGGGCGTGACATCAAGAAGCTGTGGGTTTGA